The window CATATCTCTTGCCAGCTTCTAGAGCCCCTTTCTCCATTCCACCACCAAATGGAGTCTTTCGATCCCGTGGGGTACCCTTTCTGTAGGTTGTTTCTTCATTAGCATCACCAATCCTTGTCTCATCCCTTATCCTAAGCATTGGCCCTGAGTCATATCCACCAACCTTTCTCTGTTGGGGGAGATCACCTATTGAACCATAGGGCCTTGAGTTAATATCCAAATCATGATAAGCTGAAGGAAGGCGGACCATGGGTTCCATTAAAGAAGGAAACTTGGATCCAGCCATCTTAAATGTACCCTTGGAATTCTGTTTTCCGTAATCTAGTGCCTCAAGATTAGTCAGCCGACCCCCTGAAGGAAAATCTAAATTGGAACTTGCATGATATGAAGAAAAGTTGGGCATTTTAGAAGCCATTATCTTGTCCTTGAACCTTCGAGGAAACCCCTCACCTGATATTCTATCCGACGAGTCAGTTTCTAACCCTTCAGTCCTCTCATCATTGAAACTTTTTTGACTTCTCATAAGATTTAGGACACGGAGTCTCTCGTCCATGCTGTATCCTCTACAGTTAAGCCAAGCATCTCTCATCTGACAAAGGCTGCTAACCATATTGTTCTGATGCTTCCTCAGAAGATGATAGTGTTGCCGCCGCTGGAAAAATTTCAGACCATTACGGTAAAGGGCAACTCTAGGCTCACATAATCCACCCTTCAACATGCTGAATAACATCTTTACAGGGCTTCCAAAATGGAAGTTACTGCCTGTAAAAAGCTCTTTTAGCGTGAGCATAAAAGTCTCTTGGTCCATATCTGGGAGAAACTTGCAGAGGCTAAATCGCTCCTCATCACTGAGGCATTCATTCCACACATCGACCGACAATATATCTTCCAAACCTGGAAGATCATACAGCTCAAGAGGAATGCTACAAGTCTGATTATCAACATGACAAAATTCCACCCCAGTATCTCCCCATTCCAGTGAATCATAATCATCAGACCCTGCCCCAGAATCTGCCTCGTCAAACTCATCATCATCGTCAGACTCCAGAGCAGAGGTACGTCTTTGAAGTTCATCCTCATCACTGGAAATACTCTTCTTACTTCCAGGTGAAAACTCATAGTCAAACCTCGAAACCTTAAAATTATTCTTCTCAATAGCCATGGAATATGAAGAATAAAACCCAAATCAATCCCAAAACACAACTCAGAACAGAAACCCAATTAACTCCTCCGACTACCAAATTCGAAGAACTCCAAAATGGAACATAACCCAAGTCAACCTAGACCCTACAAACCCCAAAAAACACCAAAATTAATATCAACATTCACCCAAACAAACTAAAACGAAAAAACCCAACAATTAAAACACTCAAAATATACATATCGAATTCAATATcatcaaaacaaaaagaagaaacaagaaacgAAAAATACCTCATTGGTGATTAGATTAAGGCGTAGAGGAAACCCAAAGAAGCATGTAGAGGAAATCGGAAGGCGCAAAGGAAAACCCAGAAGAGAAATCGCAAAAAAACATGAAAAGGGAAAAGGCAAAGGAAACCCTAGGGAGAAAAAGGGTTAAATATAAGTGTGGTTAAAGAGAAGAAGAGCAGGTCCGAAAGggattgaagaagaagacgatgatGACGTGGAGGGAGAAGGAACGTCGGAtcgagaagatgaagaagatgaggaagaagaagaagaagaagaagaagaagaagaagaagagtggAAAAGACGAAAAAGGGGCAGAAAAAGGAGAAACCGTAAGGGAATTGGAATTGgtaaagaagaaggaagaaagaaggaGAAGCAAATAGGGCTCAGCAACACAGAGACGAGACGAAGCGAGAGAGACCAGTGAGTCAACTCGGTAATGGCCATTGCCAGAGATGGGCGGGCCATCCCTCGGACTCTTCTCTTTTCCTTAGCCCTTAGATCTAAAATCATCCCATTCCCTTTTTACGACGTCGTTTCACTCAAAGTATCTTAATTACATatttcttcaattttcaatttgtgaatatttcttctttaatatatatatattgaattagtaggaaatattatatcattttttaataagttaaaatatGTAGCATTTATTTTAAcgatattattaaaattatttataagtCGATGTCGTACCAAGGAAGATGTAGAATGAAAACGTTTTGACATATGGAAGAAAGCTTAATAATATTTAGAAGTTATTTTTCTAAGTTACTTAGAGAAACAATACTTTTTTCTAACAAATATGATTGGTATCCATACCAATTTCCCTTTGGTTTTTAGTAAGTTCAACATTAATGCTGTTGTCAGCTAGTTGGGCCTGGTCCATAAGGGTGAGGGGGAATGGACTCTAAGCCCACCTCTTTGGTTAATTACTTTCACTCCAAAATTTCACTCGTTTTCTATACAATTATAACCTTctcataattattaattatatataattttttaaattgaataCAAAGTATTTTCACtatttacattatattaaatttattatttcatttattacTTCTTTGCTTATgctaataattaatatataattttaattatattcaaaattatgttattatttatcgtaaattttcaaatattattcTCTTTTAGTATGAAaactttttattaattaataaccATATAATTTCATCATCAATATTATTTTCATTAGGGGTGAGCATGGTGGGCCGAAAAACCGAACGAATCGATGTCGCGCGGGCGAAAAACAATATGGACGGTCGGGTTTCGAGTTTAGGAATTTGAAAACCGACTTTAGGACGGTCGGTTCAATATAGGAGGTCGGTCGCCGAACCGACTcccttttttaaatatatatatatatatatatatatatatatatatatatatatatatatatatatatattataattttgtaaattagGTTTCTATTTTCTAATTTCCTCGCGTCGCGACCCGCCGACCCAATCTTCCTCTTTTTCGCACGCCATCAGCGATTCAGCCGTCCCCGGAAGCGTTTTCGCAATCCCCGTCCTATCGTCCGCACGCCATCGGCCGCAATCGCCGCCGTCCGCACGCCGTTCGCACGCCCAACCCGACACCCTCGCTCAGCCGCACGCCCAAATCGTTATTtggtatttttttcttttctttctgaaTATATATGTATGAAATAAGCTTGTGATGAATCGTTGTTAAACTATTCATATTGTGAATTTATGAATTTAACACCCAAATTCTTTTAATTCCACCATAAGATTTATGTTTGTTTTCATATTCATGTTGTGTTAAAAAGATTTATGTTTAGTTGATGAACTTATAACTTTGAGTCAATCACGAATTTAACACTTCTGATATACCATTTAACTTTGTTGGCATTTCAAACCTAATGAACATTTCAATTCAACTCTCTGTCTCTTGAGTACTGTAGCTTTAGACTGATGATATATTAATTTTGTCCATTTCTACTTTAATTGTCAGTCTTCCAGCTTGTCAAATACATCAGTTTTTAAGATTTTCGTGCACCCCCATATCATTAATCCCTTCCTACGCTGATTTTcctttgtttatatatatatatatatatatatatatatatatatatatatatattacacttAACAGTTAACACTTAAACACTCATGctaagaagaaaataaaatagtgtgGGGTAGAGTTTGGAATCTCCAATTTAAGAAAAGAATTAGAATAAATGACTTGATCAATTTgcttaattatattaaatattaactCTGCTCACAAATCTCATACTTAGCCTATGCATTTTTCAAAAGCTATTATTATGCTAATATCTCTGCTTAAACCCTAAttaggattttgttttattttttatggatgatttgactaaattttttgaATGCAAAGTGTGTACGTGATATCTCTTGCTATTAATTAACCTTCCATCTTAATTAACACACTAAAATGGAATATCTTTTTTTACTCTCATTACAGTTAAATCAAATGGATTCAACGGATATGGAGTTAGAGTGTGATGGGAGTTGTGAAGCTTCAAAAATCGTAAGGGACGAAGATACGGATGGCAAGCGTAAAACCATTGATGTTGACCTTGATTCATATGGGAGAGAAGATGTTCCAAATCCCCCAAAAATAAGGAAGAATGTCAAACAATCAATGGTTTGGGACCACTTTGAGAGGCTTAATGGTGATCCTAATGACCCTCGTGCTAAATATAAATATTGTGGAGTTGTTTATGCATGTCATTCTAAACGTAATGGTACTGGAACTATGAAGCATCATTTAGAAAATTGCAAAAAGTACCCTTACCAAAAAAAGAGAGACCAAACTCAAATGACATTAGCTTTTAAACCTAAAGACAAAGTTGGAGATAATTCTTCACAACTTGTATGTGAATCATTTAGTTTAGATGGTTGTCGGGATGCTTTGGTTGAGATGATAATAGTTGATGAATTGCCCTTTAAGTTTGTGGAGGGTAAGGCATTTAAAAAGTTTGTGGATAAATTAACATGTGGAAATCATACTAGATTTGTTGTTCCATCTCGATTTACTGTGGCTAGAGATGTGCTTAAGTTGTATGTTAATGAGAAGAATTGTTTGAGAGACatgtttgtaaaaaataagTATAGAGTTTCTCTTACCACTGATTGTTGAACATCGagacaaaatattaattacatgGTCCTAACAACCCATTTCATTGATTCTGATTGGAAATTACATAAGAGAATACTTAGTTTTTCTCCAATTGAGAATCATAAAGGTGATACTATCCGTAAAACCattgaaaagaatttgaaggaTTGGGGCATTGAGAGGGTAATGACTTTGACGGTTGATAATGCAAGTTTGAATGACACTGCTGCTGCTTATCTTTTAAAGAGATTCAATAAAGGATTATTGTTTGGTGGGGAATTTCTGCATGTTCGTTGTTGTGCCCATATATTGAATCTTATTGTAACTAATGCTTTTAAGGAACATAATGATTGTATTGATAGGATTCGATATGTTGTGCGATTTATAAGGTCTTCTCCTGctcgttttttgaaatttaaaaagtgcATTGAACTTGAAAAAATTGCTTGTAAGAGTTATGTGTGTCTTGATGTTCCTACAAGATGGAACTCCACATATATGATGCTTGAAGCTGCTGTTAAGTTTGAAAAAGCTTTTGATAGATTAGAAGATGAAGATGCCTCGTATAGACATGATATGTCACCGAATAAGGAAGATTGGACAAATGCTAGGATGTTAATAcgatttttaaaagtattttatgatgtCACATTAAAGATTTCGGGTTCTTTGTATACTACTTCGAACTTGGTTTTCCATCATATTACAGTGGTTCAGAATTGTATACGTTTGAATGCGGGTAGTGCAAATGCATTGTTAGTTGGAATGGCTAATAACATGAAGGAAAAATTCGAGAAATATTGGGGAaacaatgaaaagaataatttgtTGTTGTATGTTGCTATTGTGTTGGATCCTCGAAAGAAATTAAGATTTGtatctttttgtttgaaaaattttTTTGGTCCCGAGATTGCTGAATCCATGGGAAATGTAGTGGAACAATGTTGTAGACGTCTCTTTCATGAGTATAGTACTACTCGAAGTGGGAGTAGACAAGGATGTAGTAGTACTAGTACAACTAGTACACAAACTGTTTCAGGCTTGGATGctaatattgattttgattcgAATGAAAATGTgggtgaagattttgtctaCGACACGATTGTTGAGGAATTTGAAAATGATTCTACTACACCTTTCGAACAGGGATCATCGGAGATTGATATCTATTTGTTGGAAGCCAACGTTAGGACCGAAGGTGATTTTGACATACTACAGTGGTGGAAGATGAACAGTGATCGATTTGAGGTTCTTGGTCAAATGGCTAGAGATATTTTGGCTATTCCAGTTTCTACTGTAGCGTCTGAGTCGGCTTTTAGTACTGGAGGACATGTTGTTGACTCATCACGCTGCTCATTGGCTCCTAAAAGGAGGCTCTCATATGTACTCAAAATTGGCTAAATTCTGATCCAATACATCTTCAATTTCAACATGAATTGGAA is drawn from Cucumis melo cultivar AY chromosome 11, USDA_Cmelo_AY_1.0, whole genome shotgun sequence and contains these coding sequences:
- the LOC127143972 gene encoding zinc finger BED domain-containing protein RICESLEEPER 2-like, giving the protein MTLTVDNASLNDTAAAYLLKRFNKGLLFGGEFLHVRCCAHILNLIVTNAFKEHNDCIDRIRYVVRFIRSSPARFLKFKKCIELEKIACKSYVCLDVPTRWNSTYMMLEAAVKFEKAFDRLEDEDASYRHDMSPNKEDWTNARMLIRFLKVFYDVTLKISGSLYTTSNLVFHHITVVQNCIRLNAGSANALLVGMANNMKEKFEKYWGNNEKNNLLLYVAIVLDPRKKLRFVSFCLKNFFGPEIAESMGNVVEQCCRRLFHEYSTTRSGSRQGCSSTSTTSTQTVSGLDANIDFDSNENVGEDFVYDTIVEEFENDSTTPFEQGSSEIDIYLLEANFLL